A genome region from Nocardia sp. NBC_00565 includes the following:
- a CDS encoding lysylphosphatidylglycerol synthase transmembrane domain-containing protein, which yields MRVDGRDIPVTGSLLQPLIRRTSDIIRVVLAALWVGVVVAASLITRPEWLALERSVSNIVGFLNPDQSNLVYLVYGMAILALPFAILIELIIGRQWKLLAGYAAAGLVAGLLLSITGTGLSAPQWHLQVPDRLDTFLSQFLDDPRWIAMLAAVLTVSSPWLPTRPRRWLWVLLLAFAPIHLVVSTVVPARAMFGLAVGWLVGAVIVLVVGTPALEVPLDAAVRVLAGRGHTVTGFTVMRPAGRGPLVLAAAIDGPERELIVEMYGKNQRSLGAIRQLWRWLTFRTSETAALHGSLHRAVEHRALMTIAAGDLGLAALSQVAVAALERGWMLYAHTVPRGKPLDEWSSDVLTDVWKSLDALHCGQLSHGDLRPAEIRIEDGTTRFSGFASGEFGASDKQRQSDIAQLLVSTTAVFGKEPAVRAAIETLGDQTVLNAASRLTKSVMPASIKISIRNWGAALSEARDEVRKQTGQDKIEADQITRFSRNQIIQLVLLIALVYVAYPFISAVPTFFSQLKTANWWWALLGLAVSGLTYVGAAAALWACAARMVSFRNLVIMQIANTFAATTTPARVGGLALSVRFLQKGGLGAVRATAAVTLQQAVQVITHLSLLILFSVAAGTSANLSHFVPDATVLYLAAGVGVGIIGTFMFVPKLRRWLNNSVRPQLQEVLGELGDLARDPKRFLVIVLGCGAITIGQALALWASVEAFGGGASFITVTIVTMIGGTLASAAPTPGGVGAVEAALIGGLGAFGLPAAIAVPSVLLYRVLTCWLPVFCGWFTMRWMTSKDMI from the coding sequence ATGCGAGTCGACGGGCGGGATATCCCGGTCACCGGGAGCCTGCTGCAGCCGCTGATCCGGCGGACCAGTGACATCATCCGTGTCGTCCTCGCCGCACTGTGGGTCGGCGTGGTCGTGGCCGCCTCGCTGATCACCCGGCCGGAGTGGCTCGCGCTGGAGCGGTCGGTCTCGAATATCGTCGGGTTCCTCAATCCCGACCAGTCCAATCTGGTGTACCTGGTGTACGGCATGGCGATTCTGGCGCTGCCGTTCGCGATCCTCATCGAGTTGATCATCGGCAGACAGTGGAAGCTGCTGGCGGGTTATGCCGCGGCGGGATTGGTGGCCGGTCTGCTGCTGTCGATCACCGGAACGGGATTGTCCGCGCCGCAATGGCATCTGCAGGTACCGGATCGGCTCGATACCTTCCTCTCGCAGTTCCTCGACGATCCGCGCTGGATCGCCATGCTGGCGGCGGTGCTGACCGTCTCCAGCCCGTGGCTGCCGACCCGGCCGCGCCGCTGGCTGTGGGTGCTGCTGCTGGCATTCGCGCCGATCCATCTGGTGGTCAGTACGGTGGTGCCGGCCCGGGCCATGTTCGGGCTCGCGGTGGGCTGGTTGGTCGGTGCGGTGATCGTGCTGGTGGTCGGCACACCGGCGTTGGAGGTACCGCTCGACGCGGCGGTGCGGGTACTGGCCGGACGCGGGCATACCGTCACCGGGTTCACGGTGATGCGGCCCGCCGGACGCGGACCACTGGTGCTCGCCGCCGCCATCGACGGACCCGAGCGCGAATTGATCGTCGAGATGTACGGCAAGAATCAGCGCAGCCTCGGCGCGATCCGACAACTGTGGCGCTGGCTCACCTTTCGCACCAGCGAAACCGCGGCGCTGCACGGCTCCCTGCACCGGGCCGTCGAACATCGCGCGCTGATGACGATCGCCGCAGGCGACCTCGGTCTGGCCGCCCTCAGCCAGGTCGCTGTCGCCGCGCTCGAACGTGGCTGGATGCTGTACGCGCACACCGTACCCCGGGGTAAGCCGCTCGACGAGTGGTCCAGCGATGTCCTCACCGACGTGTGGAAGTCGCTCGACGCGCTGCATTGCGGTCAGCTCTCCCACGGCGATCTGCGCCCCGCCGAGATCCGCATCGAAGACGGCACCACCCGCTTCAGCGGATTCGCCAGCGGCGAATTCGGTGCCTCCGATAAACAGCGGCAATCCGATATCGCCCAACTGCTGGTGTCGACCACCGCGGTATTCGGCAAGGAACCCGCGGTACGCGCGGCCATCGAAACCCTCGGCGATCAGACGGTATTGAACGCGGCCAGCCGATTGACCAAATCCGTCATGCCCGCCAGCATCAAGATCTCGATTCGCAACTGGGGTGCGGCGCTGTCCGAAGCGCGCGACGAGGTACGCAAGCAGACCGGTCAGGACAAGATCGAGGCCGATCAGATCACCCGGTTCAGCCGCAATCAGATCATTCAGCTGGTGCTGCTGATCGCGCTGGTCTATGTCGCGTACCCGTTCATCAGCGCCGTGCCGACGTTCTTCTCGCAGTTGAAGACCGCCAACTGGTGGTGGGCCCTGCTCGGGCTCGCGGTTTCGGGATTGACGTATGTCGGTGCGGCGGCGGCGCTTTGGGCCTGTGCCGCACGCATGGTCAGCTTCCGCAATCTGGTGATCATGCAGATCGCCAACACCTTCGCCGCGACGACGACACCGGCCCGCGTCGGTGGTCTTGCGCTGAGCGTGCGCTTCCTGCAGAAGGGCGGACTCGGCGCGGTGCGGGCCACCGCCGCGGTCACCCTGCAGCAGGCGGTGCAGGTGATCACCCACCTCAGCCTGTTGATCCTGTTCAGTGTCGCGGCGGGCACCTCGGCGAATCTGTCGCATTTCGTCCCCGACGCCACGGTGCTCTATTTGGCGGCCGGTGTCGGTGTCGGCATCATCGGGACGTTCATGTTCGTGCCGAAACTGCGCCGCTGGCTGAACAATTCGGTGCGCCCGCAGTTGCAGGAGGTGCTCGGCGAACTCGGTGATCTGGCGCGCGATCCGAAGCGCTTCCTGGTGATCGTGCTCGGTTGTGGCGCGATCACCATCGGCCAGGCGCTGGCGCTGTGGGCCAGTGTCGAGGCGTTCGGCGGCGGCGCGTCGTTCATCACCGTCACCATCGTCACGATGATCGGCGGCACCCTGGCCTCGGCCGCGCCGACCCCCGGCGGTGTCGGCGCCGTGGAGGCGGCGCTGATCGGTGGTCTGGGGGCCTTCGGGCTGCCCGCGGCCATCGCCGTGCCGTCGGTACTGCTCTACCGCGTACTCACCTGCTGGCTGCCGGTGTTCTGCGGCTGGTTCACCATGCGCTGGATGACCTCGAAGGACATGATCTAG
- a CDS encoding TetR/AcrR family transcriptional regulator, with protein MTGSTDRRVRRTKSLLHRALIELMIECGYDRITLQDILNRADVGRSTFYAHFRDKDDLLLVSSTEYLRAAVADAGSAANDPQFPQSSTPLAPLYTLFRLASANPEVYRALLGRRATGVLLRSARRMVEEILTEQLSGRLDMDDDEFAVTTTFLSWGVVGLLGSIADADPPLPAAETYRRLMDLVGPGLEQRVVRPADPSHTEGHLPTGGKAAFGSNEISWRAAR; from the coding sequence ATGACCGGCAGCACCGATCGCCGGGTTCGGCGCACCAAGAGTCTGCTCCATCGTGCCTTGATCGAGCTGATGATCGAATGCGGCTACGACCGGATCACCCTGCAGGACATCCTGAATCGCGCCGATGTCGGACGCTCCACGTTCTACGCGCATTTTCGCGATAAGGACGATCTGCTGCTGGTGAGCAGCACCGAGTACCTGCGCGCGGCGGTCGCGGATGCCGGATCGGCAGCCAATGACCCGCAGTTCCCGCAGAGTTCGACACCGCTCGCACCGTTGTACACGCTGTTCCGCCTGGCCTCGGCCAATCCCGAGGTCTACCGGGCGCTATTGGGGCGCAGGGCGACCGGTGTGTTGTTGCGCTCGGCCCGGCGCATGGTAGAAGAGATTCTCACCGAACAGCTCTCGGGTCGGCTGGATATGGACGACGACGAATTCGCGGTGACAACGACCTTCCTGTCCTGGGGCGTGGTCGGCCTGCTCGGTTCGATCGCCGACGCCGATCCACCACTGCCCGCCGCCGAGACCTACCGGCGGCTGATGGATTTGGTCGGCCCTGGACTCGAACAGCGGGTCGTGCGACCGGCCGACCCATCACATACCGAAGGCCACCTTCCCACGGGCGGAAAGGCCGCCTTCGGTTCGAACGAAATCAGTTGGCGCGCAGCGCGATAA
- a CDS encoding methyltransferase domain-containing protein, translating into MIGNKQQSTAEHAGQNSEIGIVITRPRGYLAVKSAFLLGRVGVLNARLVELTGAAAGDEAVDIGCGPGQLVRALAQQVGPSGRVLGIDPSAAMIDYATGRAKALSNCRFEVGTAQSLNLPDASVDVVTSTFVMHHIPEAKRAEAMAHMFRVLRPGGRLLLADTHPTGLVLPAVIRIMSRFAAHRTDDAHAAGHRADPLAAVDIRRYREALRENGFETVDFTALAPTTGVLVATKNA; encoded by the coding sequence ATGATCGGAAACAAACAACAGTCCACTGCCGAACATGCTGGTCAGAACTCCGAGATCGGCATCGTCATCACCAGACCGCGTGGCTATCTCGCGGTGAAATCGGCCTTCCTACTCGGCCGGGTCGGCGTGTTGAATGCTCGCCTCGTCGAGCTGACCGGTGCCGCCGCGGGCGATGAGGCCGTCGATATCGGTTGCGGTCCAGGACAACTCGTCCGGGCACTCGCGCAGCAAGTCGGTCCGTCCGGTCGCGTGCTCGGCATCGACCCGTCGGCGGCGATGATCGACTACGCGACCGGCCGCGCGAAAGCATTGTCCAACTGTCGATTCGAGGTGGGCACCGCGCAGTCGCTGAATCTGCCCGACGCGTCGGTCGATGTGGTGACCTCCACCTTCGTCATGCATCACATTCCGGAGGCCAAGCGCGCCGAGGCTATGGCGCACATGTTCCGCGTGCTCCGTCCCGGCGGCCGACTGCTGCTCGCCGATACCCACCCGACCGGGCTGGTGCTGCCCGCGGTGATCCGGATCATGTCCCGATTCGCCGCACATCGCACCGACGATGCGCACGCCGCCGGACATCGGGCGGACCCGCTCGCGGCCGTCGATATCCGGCGCTATCGAGAAGCGTTGCGGGAAAACGGATTCGAGACGGTCGACTTCACCGCGCTCGCGCCGACGACGGGCGTACTGGTGGCGACCAAGAATGCCTAG
- a CDS encoding isochorismatase family protein, translating to MAIPRVRAAVIALHWQVNVLRPEGFFGPMLAAPVAASGVVPRAVRLHAAAAERGLPVVFVRFTIPVGEGVATNLVVEQTARHATDLGFTVYPVSDCVAAASPETHAASLANLELTTAGCRTADQVLDLIGPR from the coding sequence ATGGCGATCCCCCGTGTCCGCGCCGCCGTCATCGCCCTGCACTGGCAGGTGAATGTGCTTCGGCCCGAAGGCTTCTTCGGGCCCATGCTGGCCGCGCCGGTCGCGGCCAGCGGGGTGGTGCCGCGAGCGGTGCGCTTGCACGCGGCGGCGGCCGAACGCGGGCTGCCGGTGGTGTTCGTGCGCTTCACGATTCCCGTCGGCGAGGGCGTCGCGACCAATCTGGTGGTCGAGCAGACCGCCAGGCACGCCACCGATCTCGGCTTCACCGTCTACCCGGTCTCGGACTGTGTCGCCGCGGCGAGCCCCGAAACACATGCCGCATCGTTGGCGAATCTCGAATTGACCACGGCGGGTTGCCGCACCGCCGACCAAGTCCTCGACCTGATCGGTCCGCGCTGA